One region of Solanum pennellii chromosome 6, SPENNV200 genomic DNA includes:
- the LOC107022405 gene encoding transcription factor bHLH18-like — MENTRFNNNNNNNIIGDEEAPFEFKNLLSEMFTSLPNQNPTTSNSLENIPKIAFSCSSPSSNNSSSSSQNIISFGNKADSYFIEDNELDYDMITEKVMMSNVNTSNSSMASKRICRSPLQSQDHLLAERKRRERFSQLFALLAKAIPQLKKLDKASILEDAIKYIGELQERVSSLEEAARTIKSSTNLIKSTHPTLVHKQYSHDDHVDDLESKRHENINDIKVQILDKNVLIGIHCNKQMRSIFSIIAGIMEKLHLTIHHIRVSPSNHTSLHYISILAEIDENVDIKVQDVEKAFELHLLTIQDSTQE, encoded by the exons ATGGAAAATACAAGGttcaataataacaataacaacaacataattGGTGATGAAGAAGCACCATTTGAATTTAAGAATCTACTTTCTGAAATGTTCACATCTTTACCTAATCAAAATCCCACTACTTCCAATTCATTAGAAAATATTCCTAAAATTgcattttcttgttcttctccttcttctaataattcatcGTCTTCATCgcaaaatattatttcatttggGAATAAAGCTGATTCTTATTTCATAGAGGATAATGAAttagattatgatatgataacGGAGAAAGTGATGATGAGCAACGTCAACACATCGAATTCATCGATGGCATCTAAGAGGATATGTAGAAGTCCTTTGCAATCTCAAGATCATCTTTTGGCTGAAAGGAAACGTCGTGAAAGGTTCTCCCAACTTTTTGCTCTCTTGGCTAAAGCTATACCGCAACTCAAGAAG TTGGACAAAGCTTCAATTCTTGAAGATGCTATAAAGTACATAGGAGAACTTCAAGAACGTGTTAGTTCTTTAGAGGAAGCTGCTCGGACGATAAAAAGTAGTACAAACTTGATTAAATCAACTCATCCCACACTAGTACACAAACAATATTCTCATGATGATCATGTTGATGATCTTGAATCCAAAAGACATGAGAATATTAATGATATAAAGGTTCAAATTCTGGACAAAAATGTACTCATAGGAATCCATTGCAATAAGCAAATGAGGAGTATTTTCTCTATTATTGCTGGAATAATGGAAAAGCTACATCTTACTATTCACCACATAAGAGTTTCCCCATCCAATCACACTTCTCTTCATTATATCTCCATTCTTGCTGAG ATTGATGAGAATGTTGATATTAAAGTGCAGGATGTTGAGAAGGCGTTTGAATTACATCTTCTTACCATACAAGACTCGACACAAGAATAA
- the LOC107021654 gene encoding pentatricopeptide repeat-containing protein At1g56690, mitochondrial-like — protein sequence MHRLLLVQCRNYCYTRAIASNSQISQFARLGQIQNARRVFDEMPNKNVTSWNSIITGYFQNHLPNEGQCIFDQMPERNIVSWNGLISGYVKNRMVKEARKVFEKMPQRNVISWTAMVRGYVEEGFVEEAEALFWQMPEKNVVSWTVMIGGLIQEGRVDEARRLYDMMPVKDVVVRTNMICGYCQEGRLDEARDLFDRMPKKNVVSWTAMVSGYAQNGKLDIARKLFEVMPEKNEISWTAIIISYVQYGRFEEAWKLFEVMPVRTTPACNAIILGIGQNGEVAKARMVFDLLKEKDDATWSAMIKVYERKGYELEALDLFHRMQVDRFRPNFPSLISILSICASLASLNYGREIHAQLIRTECDDDVYVSSVLITMYIKCGDFVKAKLIFDRFSPKDVVMWNSILTGYAQHGLGDEALEVFREMCSLGITPDEVTFVGVLSACSYTGKVKEGQDIFDSMNSKYQMEPGTAHYACMVDMLGRAGRLNEAMDMINKMTVEADAIIWGSLMGACRMHMNLDLAEVAAKKLLQLEPQNSGPYVLLSNIYASKGKWADVASLRKSMQSREVVKSPGCSWLEADKEVHMFTGGESMPHPEHESILKILEKLSPMLREAGYIPDGSFALHDVEEEEKLHSLNYHSEKLAVAYGLLKVPQGMPIRIMKNLRVCGDCHSAIKLIAKVTGREIILRDANRFHHFKDGVCSCKDFW from the coding sequence ATGCACCGCTTATTGTTAGTTCAATGTCGGAATTACTGTTACACTCGAGCAATTGCATCAAATTCTCAGATTTCTCAATTTGCTCGTTTGGGTCAAATTCAGAATGCCCGAAGGGTGTTCGACGAAATGCCCAACAAAAATGTGACTTCTTGGAACTCTATAATCACTGGGTATTTCCAAAATCACCTACCCAATGAAGGACAGTGTATCTTTGATCAAATGCCTGAGAGAAACATAGTTTCATGGAATGGGTTAATTTCAGGTTATGTAAAGAATAGGATGGTGAAGGAAGCAAGGAAAGTGTTTGAGAAAATGCCCCAACGAAATGTCATTTCTTGGACTGCTATGGTCAGAGGGTATGTTGAGGAGGGGTTCGTTGAGGAGGCGGAAGCCCTGTTTTGGCAAATGCCTGAAAAGAATGTTGTGTCATGGACTGTGATGATAGGTGGGTTGATTCAAGAAGGGAGAGTTGATGAGGCTAGAAGGCTTTATGACATGATGCCAGTAAAGGATGTAGTTGTGAGGACTAATATGATATGTGGATATTGTCAGGAAGGTAGGCTGGATGAGGCGCGCGACCTCTTTGATCGCATGCCGAAAAAGAATGTGGTGTCTTGGACGGCCATGGTATCAGGGTATGCCCAAAATGGTAAACTGGATATTGCTAGAAAACTTTTTGAAGTCATGCCTGAGAAGAATGAGATCTCATGGACTGCAATTATAATAAGCTATGTGCAATATGGTAGATTTGAAGAGGCGTGGAAGCTTTTTGAAGTGATGCCTGTTAGAACTACTCCTGCTTGTAATGCCATAATTCTTGGAATAGGACAGAATGGGGAGGTTGCTAAGGCGCGGATGGTGTTTGATCTTTTGAAGGAGAAGGATGATGCAACATGGAGTGCAATGATCAAGGTGTATGAAAGGAAAGGATATGAGTTAGAGGCGCTGGATTTGTTTCATCGAATGCAAGTAGACAGGTTTCGGCCTAATTTCCCTTCATTGATAAGCATACTTTCAATTTGTGCTAGTCTTGCAAGTCTTAATTATGGTAGAGAGATACATGCACAGTTAATCCGAACCGAGTGTGATGATGACGTGTATGTCTCTTCTGTATTAATTACTATGTACATCAAATGTGGTGATTTCGTCAAGGCCAAATTAATATTTGACAGATTTTCTCCAAAAGATGTGGTCATGTGGAATTCTATCTTAACAGGTTATGCTCAACATGGATTAGGGGATGAAGCTCTAGAAGTTTTCAGAGAAATGTGTTCTTTAGGTATCACCCCAGACGAGGTTACCTTTGTTGGAGTTTTATCTGCATGTAGCTACACTGGGAAAGTGAAAGAAGGGCAAGATATCTTTGACTCCATGAATTCAAAATATCAGATGGAGCCAGGAACTGCACATTATGCTTGCATGGTTGACATGCTTGGTCGAGCTGGTCGCTTGAATGAGGCGATGGATATGATCAACAAAATGACTGTAGAAGCAGATGCAATTATTTGGGGTTCTTTAATGGGTGCATGTAGGATGCATATGAACCTAGATTTGGCAGAAGTTGCTGCAAAGAAACTTTTACAGCTTGAACCCCAAAATTCAGGGCCCTATGTCCTACTTTCCAATATTTATGCATCCAAAGGTAAGTGGGCTGATGTTGCTTCACTTAGGAAGTCAATGCAGTCTAGGGAAGTGGTCAAATCACCTGGTTGTAGTTGGCTTGAGGCAGACAAAGAAGTGCATATGTTCACTGGTGGAGAGAGCATGCCCCATCCCGAGCATGAATCAATTCTCAAAATATTAGAAAAGTTGAGTCCTATGTTAAGAGAAGCTGGTTATATTCCTGATGGAAGCTTTGCTTTGCATGATGTGGAGGAAGAAGAGAAGTTGCATAGCTTGAATTATCACAGTGAGAAACTAGCTGTGGCCTATGGACTTCTTAAGGTGCCTCAAGGTATGCCTATACGAATAATGAAAAATCTTCGAGTTTGTGGTGATTGTCATTCTGCTATTAAGTTAATCGCTAAAGTAACAGGAAGAGAGATAATTCTGAGAGATGCCAACAGATTTCACCATTTTAAGGATGGGGTATGTTCTTGCAAGGATTTTTGGTGA